Proteins from a single region of Thalassophryne amazonica chromosome 22, fThaAma1.1, whole genome shotgun sequence:
- the LOC117504323 gene encoding chloride anion exchanger-like, with protein MMQPVEKNYVVARPLYSEESFAEEHEKIYRHRKTILQHIKQYFICDAQRAKNAALSLLPFIAWMKIYRIKEWLFSDIVSGISTGLVAVLQGLAYCLLASLPPWYGLFSAFFPVIIYFFLGTSRHISVGPFPVLCLMIGSVVTRIVPDEGAALNITGFEGLTRDDQRVLVASTVTFLVGFMQLAMGILQVGFVVMYLSDTLVSGFTTAAAIHILVSQLKFVLGLQVPGISGPLSIIYTLKIIFGKINQTNPCDVVIALVIMVVVFIVKELNDRYKSKLPVPIPIEVIMTVITCGVSYAFDFKTTYGIEVVGHIPKGYESPMPPNLHIFQEMAVEAFPMAIVGFAVAFSVAKVYSVKHDYTIDGNQELIAFGVSNIFGASFKSFAASTALSRSAVQESTGGKTQVAGLLSAIIVMIVTLAIGFLLEPLPKSVLGAVVIVNLKGMLMQFRDILYLWRRDKPDCVVWVGTCVASVILGLDLGLAAGLGIELISVVLRVQFPRCCVLANIMGTDIYKDRKDFSRIYEPDGVKIFRIPSPIFFANIEFFRNKLVEAIGFNPLRVLRKRNKALRMIRKHLKKGDLQWTSNGFLNTSCGPFKESEDEKNIEELDQPTDFKDLPVRIDWNAKLPANISVPRVDLHSLILDFSAVSFLDISGLKGLKTVLKELIRIEVEVYIVACDADILQKIHHCCFFDDEVQPSIFFLTLHDAMLHILKKHPEPAQKRHYEKIITTVTVHNPGGSLRSRDRNVPERETKF; from the exons ATGATGCAACCGGTGGAGAAGAACTACGTGGTGGCCAGGCCGCTGTACTCGGAGGAGTCCTTCGCAGAGGAGCACGAAAAAATTTACAGGCACCGCAAAACAATACTACAGCACATCAAGCAGTACTTCAT ATGTGATGCTCAACGAGCAAAGAACGCTGCACTCTCCCTTCTGCCGTTTATTGCCTGGATGAAAATCTACCGAATCAAAGAGTGGCTGTTCAGTGACATTGTGTCCGGTATCAGCACCGGACTTGTCGCTGTCCTGCAAG GCCTAGCTTACTGTCTACTGGCCTCACTGCCTCCATGGTACGGACTCTTCTCCGCCTTCTTCCCCGTCATCATTTATTTCTTTCTGGGGACCTCCAGACACATCTCAGTGG GTCCGTTCCCAGTTTTGTGTCTCATGATCGGCTCAGTGGTGACCAGGATCGTCCCAGACGAGGGCGCGGCCCTCAACATTACAGGGTTTGAAGGCCTGACAAGGGATGACCAGAGAGTGCTGGTGGCTTCCACAGTGACGTTCCTTGTCGGTTTCATGCAG CTGGCGATGGGGATACTGCAGGTGGGCTTTGTTGTCATGTATCTGTCCGACACTCTTGTGTCTGGCTTCACTACAGCAGCTGCCATCCACATCCTGGTGTCTCAGCTCAAGTTTGTGTTGGGTCTGCAAGTCCCGGGCATCAGTGGACCGCTCTCCATCATTTAT acactGAAGATTATCTTTGGAAAGATAAACCAAACCAATCCCTGTGATGTGGTGATTGCTCTGGTGATCATGGTGGTAGTGTTCATCGTGAAAGAACTAAATGACCGATACAAATCCAAGCTGCCTGTGCCGATCCCCATCGAGGTTATCATG ACTGTCATTACATGTGGAGTTTCGTATGCGTTCGACTTCAAGACTACATACGGCATTGAGGTGGTTGGCCATATTCCAAAAGG GTATGAGTCCCCAATGCCGCCAAACCTGCATATTTTCCAAGAGATGGCAGTGGAAGCATTTCCGATGGCTATAGTCGGATTTGCTGTTGCCTTTTCTGTAGCAAAGGTCTATTCTGTCAAACACGATTATACAATAGATGGAAACCAG GAGCTGATCGCCTTTGGAGTCAGCAACATCTTTGGAGCTTCATTCAAGTCATTTGCAGCAAGTACTGCTCTGTCTCGAAGTGCAGTGCAGGAGAGCACAGGAGGGAAGACTCAG GTGGCTGGACTACTTTCAGCGATCATTGTGATGATCGTCACCTTGGCCATTGGATTCTTATTGGAGCCGTTACCAAAG TCGGTGTTGGGTGCAGTGGTCATCGTCAACCTCAAAGGCATGCTGATGCAGTTCAGAGACATCCTGTACCTGTGGAGAAGGGACAAACCAGACTGt GTGGTGTGGGTGGGTACATGTGTGGCATCTGTCATCCTGGGTTTGGATCTTGGATTGGCTGCAGGCCTTGGTATCGAGCTAATCAGTGTCGTTCTCAGGGTTCAATT CCCTCGCTGCTGTGTACTCGCCAACATCATGGGAACTGATATCTACAAAGACCGAAAGGACTTTAGCAGA ATTTATGAGCCAGATGGCGTGAAGATCTTCAGGATACCATCACCAATCTTCTTTGCCAACATTGAGTTCTTTAGAAATAAGCTTGTGGAAGCT ATTGGATTTAACCCTTTGAGAGTGTTGAGAAAGAGAAATAAAGCACTGAGAATGATCAGAAAACATCTGAAGAAAGGTGACCTGCAATGGACATCA AACGGCTTCCTGAATACATCATGTGGACCCTTTAAAGAATCCGAGGATGAGAAAAACATAGAGGAACTGGACCAACCGACTGACTTCAAAGACCTTCCTGTCCGGATTGACTGGAACGCCAAGCTTCCTGCCAACATCAGTGTTCCCAGAGTAGACCTCCACAGCCTAATCCTGGACTTCTCTGCCGTCTCCTTCCTGGACATATCTGGTCTGAAGGGACTCAAAACG GTGCTAAAAGAACTCATTCGAATTGAGGTTGAGGTCTACATAGTGGCTTGTGATG CTGACATCCTGCAAAAAATACACCACTGCTGCTTCTTTGATGATGAGGTTCAGCCGTCAATCTTCTTTTTGACGCTACATGATGCCATGCTGCACATCCTCAAGAAACATCCAGAGCCGGCACAAAAGAGGCATTATGAAAAG ATCATAACAACAGTCACCGTCCACAATCCTGGAGGCAGTTTGAGAAGCAGAGACAGAAAT GTACCAGAACGAGAAACCAAGTTCTAA